One Brassica napus cultivar Da-Ae chromosome C4, Da-Ae, whole genome shotgun sequence genomic region harbors:
- the LOC106376635 gene encoding uncharacterized protein LOC106376635: protein MQFCPSGMWDSDHTKMLLIDEQGFIPPGRIDTYLPHLVAGSIYRLTNFYGSKSKIVYRVVEPNVTVTFFWNSVLSVSADSTVGFPEDRIRFYGHKEFDEA from the exons ATGCAGTTTTGTCCTTCAGGGATGTGGGACTCGGACCACACGAAGATGCTGCTCATCGACGAGCAG GGGTTTATTCCGCCAGGGAGGATTGACACCTATCTGCCACACTTGGTTGCTGGTTCCATATACAGACTCACCAACTTCTACGGGTCTAAGAGCAAGATTGTGTACCGTGTTGTTGAGCCAAATGTGACCGTGACTTTCTTTTGGAACTCCGTCCTCTCTGTTTCAGCGGACAGTACGGTTGGGTTTCCTGAGGATCGGATCCGATTCTATGGGCACAAGGAATTTGATGAGGCCTGA
- the LOC106376637 gene encoding putative pentatricopeptide repeat-containing protein At5g36300 isoform X2, with translation MMSLRTYGSLIPGVPVSPLPTRISATLNSSSSRCSRRRPVNGCSNHPVSRQIVTEELSISKYNRWIRYRCRTGGIDEAMSLLAELDSLGSQPDPRSYVTLIETLSARGRTLEADALFQEVIRSGLHGSYPLRFYNALLGGYLRKGQLELALRVLDHMELENVEKNQETCEILLNYFVGAGRLEESWRVVNEMKKREFPLTSFVYGKIIRIYRDNGMWKKALGIVEEISEIGLPMDVEIYNSIIDTFGKYGELDEALQVLRKMQRSSDLKPNMSTWNSLIRWHCHHGAVDKALELFTMMQDQGLYPDPRMFVKLITRLGEKGSWNMISQSFESIKCREDRRDTRAIYAALVEIVGQFGSFQDPEELVGRLKSEGVAPSANMFCTLADAYAQQGLCKQTVKVLKMMEKEGTEPNLIMLNVLINAFGNAGKHMEALSIYHHIKESGFTPDVVTYSTLMKAFTRAKKYEKELVVKIAGSRNIQGNGSLWV, from the exons ATGATGTCTCTTCGTACGTACGGATCTCTAATTCCGGGAGTCCCAGTTTCTCCACTTCCGACGAGAATCTCTGCTACTCTTAATAGCTCCAGTTCCAGATGCTCGCGGCGGCGGCCGGTCAATGGCTGCTCTAACCACCCAGTTTCGCGCCAAATAGTCACTGAGGAACTGTCGATTTCAAAGTACAATCGTTGGATTCGCTATCGCTGCAGAACAGGCGGAATCGACGAAGCTATGTCTCTCCTGGCCGAATTGGATTCGCTCGGCTCCCAACCGGATCCTCGTTCCTACGTTACTTTGATCGAAACTCTCTCTGCTCGCGGGAGGACTCTCGAAGCTGATGCTCTTTTCCAAGAAGTGATTCGATCCGGTCTCCACGGAAGCTACCCCCTGAGGTTTTACAACGCCTTGCTCGGCGGCTACTTGAGAAAAGGCCAGCTAGAGTTAGCTCTTAGGGTTTTGGATCATATGGAACTTGAAAACGttgagaagaatcaagaaacgTGTGAGATTCTCTTGAACTATTTCGTTGGCGCTGGGAGATTGGAGGAATCGTGGCGTGTGGTTAatgagatgaagaagagagagtttcCTTTGACTTCTTTCGTCTATGGGAAGATCATACGTATTTACAGAGACAATGGTATGTGGAAGAAAGCGCTAGGGATTGTAGAGGAGATTAGCGAGATTGGTTTGCCGATGGATGTTGAGATATACAACAGCATCATCGATACGTTTGGTAAGTACGGAGAGTTAGATGAAGCGTTACAGGTCTTGCGGAAAATGCAGAGGTCTAGTGATTTGAAGCCGAATATGAGTACTTGGAACTCGCTTATACGGTGGCATTGTCATCACGGTGCGGTTGATAAGGCGCTTGAGCTGTTCACGATGATGCAGGATCAGGGGCTTTATCCTGACCCTAGGATGTTTGTGAAACTTATAACGCGGTTGGGAGAGAAAGGGAGCTGGAACATGATAAGTCAAAGTTTTGAGTCCATAAAATGTAGAGAAGATAGAAGAGATACGAGAGCTATCTATGCAGCTTTAGTTGAGATTGTTGGACAGTTTGGGAGTTTCCAGGACCCCGAGGAACTTGTGGGTAGACTCAAGTCGGAAGGTGTCGCTCCTTCAGCTAATATGTTTTGTACTTTGGCTGATGCATATGCTCAACAG GGACTATGCAAACAGACAGTAAAAGTGCTAAAGATGATGGAGAAGGAGGGGACTGAACCAAATCTGATTATGCTGAATGTTTTGATCAATGCGTTTGGAAATGCTGGGAAGCACATGGAAGCTCTATCTATTTATCACCATATTAAAGAAAGT GGATTCACTCCCGATGTGGTTACCTATAGTACACTTATGAAAGCATTCACTCGAGCAAAGAAGTATGAAAAG GAATTGGTGGTTAAAATCGCAGGTTCCAGAAATATTCAGGGAAATGGAAGCCTCTGGGTGTAG
- the LOC106376637 gene encoding putative pentatricopeptide repeat-containing protein At5g36300 isoform X1 translates to MMSLRTYGSLIPGVPVSPLPTRISATLNSSSSRCSRRRPVNGCSNHPVSRQIVTEELSISKYNRWIRYRCRTGGIDEAMSLLAELDSLGSQPDPRSYVTLIETLSARGRTLEADALFQEVIRSGLHGSYPLRFYNALLGGYLRKGQLELALRVLDHMELENVEKNQETCEILLNYFVGAGRLEESWRVVNEMKKREFPLTSFVYGKIIRIYRDNGMWKKALGIVEEISEIGLPMDVEIYNSIIDTFGKYGELDEALQVLRKMQRSSDLKPNMSTWNSLIRWHCHHGAVDKALELFTMMQDQGLYPDPRMFVKLITRLGEKGSWNMISQSFESIKCREDRRDTRAIYAALVEIVGQFGSFQDPEELVGRLKSEGVAPSANMFCTLADAYAQQGLCKQTVKVLKMMEKEGTEPNLIMLNVLINAFGNAGKHMEALSIYHHIKESGFTPDVVTYSTLMKAFTRAKKYEKVPEIFREMEASGCSADRKARQLLQNALMVLDKRH, encoded by the exons ATGATGTCTCTTCGTACGTACGGATCTCTAATTCCGGGAGTCCCAGTTTCTCCACTTCCGACGAGAATCTCTGCTACTCTTAATAGCTCCAGTTCCAGATGCTCGCGGCGGCGGCCGGTCAATGGCTGCTCTAACCACCCAGTTTCGCGCCAAATAGTCACTGAGGAACTGTCGATTTCAAAGTACAATCGTTGGATTCGCTATCGCTGCAGAACAGGCGGAATCGACGAAGCTATGTCTCTCCTGGCCGAATTGGATTCGCTCGGCTCCCAACCGGATCCTCGTTCCTACGTTACTTTGATCGAAACTCTCTCTGCTCGCGGGAGGACTCTCGAAGCTGATGCTCTTTTCCAAGAAGTGATTCGATCCGGTCTCCACGGAAGCTACCCCCTGAGGTTTTACAACGCCTTGCTCGGCGGCTACTTGAGAAAAGGCCAGCTAGAGTTAGCTCTTAGGGTTTTGGATCATATGGAACTTGAAAACGttgagaagaatcaagaaacgTGTGAGATTCTCTTGAACTATTTCGTTGGCGCTGGGAGATTGGAGGAATCGTGGCGTGTGGTTAatgagatgaagaagagagagtttcCTTTGACTTCTTTCGTCTATGGGAAGATCATACGTATTTACAGAGACAATGGTATGTGGAAGAAAGCGCTAGGGATTGTAGAGGAGATTAGCGAGATTGGTTTGCCGATGGATGTTGAGATATACAACAGCATCATCGATACGTTTGGTAAGTACGGAGAGTTAGATGAAGCGTTACAGGTCTTGCGGAAAATGCAGAGGTCTAGTGATTTGAAGCCGAATATGAGTACTTGGAACTCGCTTATACGGTGGCATTGTCATCACGGTGCGGTTGATAAGGCGCTTGAGCTGTTCACGATGATGCAGGATCAGGGGCTTTATCCTGACCCTAGGATGTTTGTGAAACTTATAACGCGGTTGGGAGAGAAAGGGAGCTGGAACATGATAAGTCAAAGTTTTGAGTCCATAAAATGTAGAGAAGATAGAAGAGATACGAGAGCTATCTATGCAGCTTTAGTTGAGATTGTTGGACAGTTTGGGAGTTTCCAGGACCCCGAGGAACTTGTGGGTAGACTCAAGTCGGAAGGTGTCGCTCCTTCAGCTAATATGTTTTGTACTTTGGCTGATGCATATGCTCAACAG GGACTATGCAAACAGACAGTAAAAGTGCTAAAGATGATGGAGAAGGAGGGGACTGAACCAAATCTGATTATGCTGAATGTTTTGATCAATGCGTTTGGAAATGCTGGGAAGCACATGGAAGCTCTATCTATTTATCACCATATTAAAGAAAGT GGATTCACTCCCGATGTGGTTACCTATAGTACACTTATGAAAGCATTCACTCGAGCAAAGAAGTATGAAAAG GTTCCAGAAATATTCAGGGAAATGGAAGCCTCTGGGTGTAGTGCAGATAGGAAAGCAAGACAACTATTGCAAAATGCTCTTATGGTTCTCGACAAAAGACATTAA